The Triticum aestivum cultivar Chinese Spring chromosome 3A, IWGSC CS RefSeq v2.1, whole genome shotgun sequence genome includes a region encoding these proteins:
- the LOC123062072 gene encoding glucosidase 2 subunit beta has product MRNWSCPDSLRSGPMEGRIQRLMTPRQQSRRLVSSAAPATLLLLLLAGAADAVPPLVGVSPQDEAYFAPQVIACRDGSGSFPRSRLNDGYCDCTDGTDEPGTSACPEGKFYCTNIGDLPRILFSSFVNDNICDCCDGSDEYESGIHCPNTCKKRHDAAETDNGVSELSVAHLGGTDIISSKHTLDIEDLIQKLRGLRMAAVIELGLVVCIFVFYFARRSTRARRRQYILKR; this is encoded by the exons ATGCGTAATTGGAGTTGCCCTGACTCCTTGAGATCCGGACCAATGGAAGGTCGCATCCAACGTCTGATGACGCCCCGACAACAAAGTCGTCGCCTGGTCTCCTCCGCCGCTCCCGCCACTCTCCTGCTCCTactcctcgccggcgccgccgacgCCGTGCCACCGCTAGTCGGAGTTTCTCCCCAGG ACGAGGCGTACTTCGCGCCGCAGGTGATTGCCTGCAGGGACGGCTCGGGCTCCTTCCCCAGGAGCCGGCTCAACGATGGATACTGCGATTGCACCGATGGAACCGACGAGCCAG GCACTTCGGCTTGCCCAGAAGGCAAATTTTATTGTACAAACATTGGAGATCTTCCTCGTATCTTGTTCTCTTCGTTTGTGAATGATAACATTTGCG ATTGCTGTGATGGAAGTGATGAGTATGAAAGTGGCATCCATTGTCCGAACACATGTAAAAAGAGACATGATGCTGCCGAGACAGACAATGGTGTTAGTGAGCTGTCAGTCGCACATTTAGGTGGAACAGACATAATTTCTAGTAAACATACACTTGACATAGAAGATCTTATCCAGAAGCTAAGAG GATTAAGAATGGCTGCAGTTATTGAACTGGGTCTTGTTGTATGTATTTTTGTTTTCTACTTTGCTCGACGGAGCACTCGGGCACGGAGGAGACAATATATTTTGAAAC GTTAG